A stretch of the Xiphias gladius isolate SHS-SW01 ecotype Sanya breed wild chromosome 19, ASM1685928v1, whole genome shotgun sequence genome encodes the following:
- the trpm6 gene encoding transient receptor potential cation channel subfamily M member 6 isoform X6, translating to MSFTEKSRKSWIEETFFKRECVKFIPSSRDLHRCIPVCQVCQNLIRCCCGRLIGEHSWQDSLPPISLCPGPGQVVDEEWSIETHTRASPTNAYGTVDFQDTATRVCRAKYVRVAVDSKAEVLLQLMLREWQMERPKLLLTVQGGSENFTLPPKVKQAFSKGLITAALSTGAWILTDGINTGVSKYVGEAVKSFGGHNLRKRNTIGITPWGVIDNNMDLIGRDVFRPYQPLGNPLIKRACLNGFHSHFLLVDDGTLGKHGCQQGLRRKLEKHIQLQKIHPRLNQGVPVVCVVVEGGPVIVSTVLDYVSNVPPVPVLVFEGSGRAADLLAFLHKQTAVDRQLDADIKEDFLVRIGDVFGVDRAEASHLYTLFLQCMDHRQSITIFDSESEDQMAPDAAILTTTLKGTKASPAEQLSMALVWDRADIAQKDVLVYGQHWQVGSLEQAMLDALVMDRVSFVKLLIDNGMTMSRFLTVDRLEELYNTPQGQTDHFLHHLAEDAKQTSLPVGYRLSLIDMGLVIEYLIGGAYRSTYTRKYFRTAYSRLQDKEGRRNSSTSLSKQRRRLIPNSSRGRSLQDLHFFRTAQPYRRKEQDVSPGSSREITLSPGLGDAPLLVPFNFNDLFVWAVLQQRQQMALFLWQHGEEALARATVACKLYRSMAFEARQSNMDDNIAERFKAYSLEFGQLAVDVLDGAFRQNEQMAMKLLTSEMEAWSHFTCLQMAVSSCHRPFVSHSCTQTLLTDLWTGPLNMRKNSFLKIIVSLLLPPAILLLEFKSKAEMCHVPQSHEAMLFGLDSVKSVPAFEGTDHTGSQDAERGLSFHDKCLGPLSETVSSVTMQCLSWITRLYEFYTAPVVKFWFHTMFYLAFLMLFSYVVLVKMGDQPSVQEWLVITYILSTAMEKTREVLMSEPRKLSHKLKIWFSEYWNKSDFIAILLFLAGLGLRWHADPYRTAGRITYCLDIIFWFIRVTDLLAVNQHAGPYLTMITKMTSNMFFIVVMMAIVLLSFGVSRKAILSPDEEPSWSLARDVVFQPYWMIFGEVYATEIDPCDDGNPCPPASFLTPFLQAVYMFFQYIIMVNILIAFFNNIYFDMASTSNKLWKYNRYRYIMTYQERPWLPPPLILLSHMTLGLTAIYRRFSGDAEREERGSGLKLYLGHEDRKRLHEFEEKCVQAYFHEKSEGLHSSQINRIRATAERAEEMCMMVVEVSEKVIFIQDSLSELDCQLGQLQDLSALAVDTLTLLSASDSLHQEEARLAQCQPVTASQHILPHSWTLPHRSGADCDVLNIRRLMAKSCKSTNPSLLKGNTLAASRLASQECHVGARGSRGGKQEHAEEGEEGAKEDSQSATVDHPNENWLGVFRPASHASLPHFYGVHLGGFRDQTPCESCGTSRCGCPLSHRGLESPHHKLWTCDPYLYPSQEETSMEEEEEGKEEEEEEEEEEQEGERTQEQLSNIEVSRASSKAVLLSDPRDISEGLVNPAFSQDNSQPSSRSRSSSQRGRPLKSPRWACLPRDRPYGCCRSLSSSVENMTFSGAPLSPMRGSHPSLNEPMNKDSLSGGRGIRDATSLQCSRSREWSKSSDFNQVLDSRGKAQSRKTVKILESSPDTVPMQSHLLDAGWRRQRWLRGEPTCWSASTSLSQLNFEPMDLLQKQVFSHQDVWSPTHSAWNSWARSMSRRSPLQSGIAAEAKSSSIQSTENLYPHYSAMERNNLMRLAHTIPFTPVSILGGEEVSIYSLEEVPSDADPESSTVSSWSSRGLSAMLQPLSSEEGSLDGGLRLGCRVLCTWAEGDVLRPGLVYVVKAFRPEVVRAWQRYFHGSTALQLCLRLH from the exons ATGAGCTTCACTGAGAAG TCACGAAAGTCTTGGATTGAGGAGACTTTCTtcaagagagagtgtgtgaagtTTATCCCTTCCTCTCGGGACCTACACAG atgtaTTCCAGTATGTCAAGTATGCCAAAACTTGATCAG ATGTTGTTGTGGCCGCCTGATAGGGGAGCACTCTTGGCAAGACTCGCTTCCTCCTATATCCCTCTGTCCTGGTCCTGGACAGGTCGTGGATGAGGAATGGTCCATAGAGACCCATACCAGAGCCAGTCCCACCAATGCCTATGGGACCGTAGACTTTCAAGATACTGCCACACGCGTCTGCCGGGCCAAG TATGTTCGTGTGGCTGTGGACTCAAAGGCAGAGGTGCTGCTCCAACTGATGCTGAGGGAGTGGCAGATGGAGAGACCCAAGCTTCTGCTGACCGTCCAGGGAGGCTCAGAAAACTTCACCCTGCCCCCTAAAGTCAAGCAGGCCTTCAGCAAAGGACTGATCACTGCTGCCCTCAGCACAGGGGCATGGATACTCACTGATGGCATTAATACAG GTGTGTCTAAGTATGTAGGTGAGGCAGTGAAATCCTTCGGGGGCCATAACCTAAGGAAGCGAAACACAATCGGCATCACACCGTGGGGTGTGATTGACAACAACATGGACCTTATAGGCAGAGAT GTCTTCAGGCCCTACCAGCCACTGGGGAACCCTTTGATCAAGAGGGCCTGTCTTAATGGTTTCCACTCCCACTTTCTGTTGGTGGATGATGGAACGCTGGGAAAACATGGCTGCCAACAAGGCCTCAGGAGGAAGCTGGAGAAACACATCCAACTACAGAAGATACACCCGC GACTGAACCAAGGAGTgcctgtggtgtgtgtggtggtggagggaggcCCTGTTATTGTGTCCACAGTGTTGGACTATGTTAGCAATGTGCCCCCTGTGCCGGTGTTGGTGTTTGAGGGCTCGGGCAGGGCTGCTGACCTGCTCGCCTTCTTACACAAGCAGACAGCTGTTGACAG GCAGTTGGATGCAGACATTAAAGAGGACTTCCTCGTCAGGATTGGAGATGTGTTTGGGGTAGACAGAGCAGAGGCCTCTCACCTCTACACTCTCTTCCTGCAGTGCATGGATCACAGACAGTCT ATAACCATCTTTGATTCAGAGTCGGAGGACCAGATGGCGCCTGATGCAGCCATTTTGACAACCACACTTAAGg GCACCAAAGCCAGCCCTGCAGAGCAGCTAAGTATGGCTCTTGTCTGGGACAGGGCTGACATTGCACAGAAAGACGTCCTGGTGTACGGACAGCATTGGCAG GTGGGTTCCTTGGAGCAAGCCATGCTGGATGCTCTGGTGATGGACCGCGTcagttttgtcaaactactgaTTGACAATGGCATGACTATGAGTCGCTTCCTCACTGTGGATCGCCTCGAAGAGCTCTACAACACG CCACAGGGACAGACGGATCATTTTCTGCACCATCTTGCTGAAGATGCAAAACAG acTTCTCTTCCCGTAGGTTACCGTCTTTCTCTTATTGACATGGGCCTGGTGATAGAGTATCTCATAGGAGGAGCGTACCGCAGCACTTACACACGGAAATACTTCAGAACTGCCTACAGTCGCCTGCAAGACAAA GAGGGAAGACGGAACAGTTCCACCTCTTTGTCTAAACAGAGACGGAGATTAATACCAAACTCTTCAAGGGGCAGGAGTCTCCAGGACCTGCATTTCTTTAGAACTGCTCAGCCCTACAGACGCAAG GAGCAAGATGTGTCACCCGGGAGCAGTCGAGAGATCACGTTAAGCCCTGGCCTTGGTGATGCTCCATTGCTGGTTCCCTTCAACTTCAACGACCTGTTTGTGTGGGCCGTGCTTCAACAGCGGCAGCAGATGGCACTGTTCCTGTGGCAACACGGCGAGGAAGCGCTGGCACGTGCCACAGTTGCCTGTAAGCTTTACCGCTCCATGGCCTTCGAGGCACGGCAGAGTAACATGGATGACAACATTGCAGAGCGATTCAAGGCATATtcact TGAGTTTGGTCAGCTGGCGGTGGACGTGTTAGACGGTGCATTTCGTCAGAACGAGCAGATGGCCATGAAGCTGTTGACTTCAGAGATGGAGGCATGGAGCCACTTCACCTGTCTGCAAATGGCTGTCTCCTCATGTCACAGACCATTTGTCTCACACTCCTGCACCCAGACCCTCCTCACAGATCTCTGGACTGGACCGCTCAACATGAGAAAAAACTCCTTTTTGAAG ATAATTGTGAGCCTTCTTCTGCCCCCTGCCATCTTGCTACTGGAGTTTAAAAGCAAAGCTGAAATGTGCCATGTACCACAGTCCCATGAGGCAATGCTGTTTGGTCTTGACTCTGTGAAGTCAGTACCAGCCTTCGAGGGAACTGATCACACG GGCAGTCAGGATGCAGAGAGAGGCCTGTCTTTCCATGACAAATGTCTTGGGCCATTGTCAGAAACTGTGTCCTCTGTGACCATGCAGTGTCTTTCCTGGATCACAAGACTCTATGAATTCTACACAGCTCCTGTTGTCAAGTTCTGGTTTCACACA ATGTTCTACTTGGCCTTTCTGATGTTATTCTCCTATGTCGTCCTGGTGAAGATGGGGGATCAACCCAGTGTTCAGGAGTGGCTGGTCATAACGTACATCTTGTCCACTGCAATGGAGAAAACCAGAGAG GTACTAATGTCTGAGCCAAGGAAGCTGAGCCACAAGCTGAAGATTTGGTTCTCAGAGTACTGGAACAAGTCAGATTTCATTGCCATTCTGCTCTTCCTGGCTGGACTGGGACTGCGCTGGCATGCTGATCCCTACCGGACAGCAGGGCGCATCACTTACTGTCTGGACATCATCTTCTGGTTCATCAGGGTAACAGATCTGCTAGCTGTCAATCAGCATGCTGGTCCTTACCTCACCATGATCACTAAGATG ACCAGTAACATGTTCTTCATCGTGGTGATGATGGCAATAGTGCTATTGAGCTTCGGGGTGTCAAGGAAGGCAATCCTGTCACCAGATGAGGAGCCATCCTGGAGCCTTGCTCGAGATGTAGTCTTCCAGCCCTACTGGATGATCTTTGGAGAGGTCTACGCAACAGAGATAGATC cATGTGATGATGGTAATCCATGTCCTCCTGCTTCATTTCTTACGCCATTCCTCCAGGCTGTCTATATGTTCTTCCAGTATATCATCATGGTCAACATTCTAATCGCATTTTTTAA CAACATCTACTTTGACATGGCATCAACATCCAATAAACTGTGGAAGTACAACCGTTATCGCTACATAATGACCTATCAGGAGAGGCCATGGTTGCCTCCCCCCCTTATCCTCCTCAGTCACATGACCCTGGGTTTGACAGCCATCTACAGGAGATTTAGTGGAGATGCTGAGCGTGAGGAGAGAGGTTCTGGACTTA AGCTCTACCTGGGCCATGAGGATCGTAAGAGGCTCCATGAGTTTGAGGAGAAATGTGTACAGGCCTACTTCCATGAGAAGAGTGAAGGTCTCCACAGCAGTCAAATTAACAGGATCAGAGCCACAGCTGAGAG AGCAGAGGAGATGTgcatgatggtggtggaggtcTCAGAGAAGGTCATCTTCATTCAGGACAGCCTGTCAGAGTTGGACTGTCAGCTAGGTCAACTCCAGGACCTGTCGGCACTGGCTGTGGACACCCTCACCTTGCTCTCTGCTTCTGACAGCCTACATCAGGAGGAGGCACGTCTGGCTCAGTGTCAACCCGTCACAGCTTCCCAGCACATCCTTCCTCACAGCTGGACCCTCCCGCACAGAAGTGGAGCAGACTGTGATGTACTTAATATACGAAGGCTGATGGCCAAGTCTTGTAAAAGTACCAACCCTTCGTTGCTGAAGGGCAATACTCTGGCAGCAAGTAGACTGGCATCACAGGAGTGCCATGTTGGAGCCAGGGGGAGCAGGGGAGGAAAACAAGAACACgctgaagagggagaggaaggggcaAAGGAG GATTCACAGTCTGCTACTGTTGACCATCCCAATGAGAACTGGCTTGGGGTTTTTAGACCTGCATCCCATGCGTCCCTCCCTCACTTTTATGGAGTTCATCTTGGGGGTTTCAGGGATCAGACACCTTGTGAGTCCTGTGGTACATCACGCTGTGGGTGTCCTCTTTCTCACAGAGGGTTGGAGTCACCACATCATAAACTCTGGACTTGTGACCCATATCTGTATCCCAGTCAGGAGGAGACTTCcatggaagaggaggaagagggaaaagaagaagaggaggaagaagaagaggaagagcaagagGGGGAAAGGACACAGGAACAGCTGTCTAACATAGAAGTATCTAGAGCCTCTAGCAAGGCAGTCCTTCTGTCTGACCCTCGAGACATCTCTGAGGGTTTGGTTAATCCTGCCTTTTCTCAGGACAATAGCCAACCAAGTTCTCGGTCGAGATCTTCCAGCCAGCGGGGAAGACCTTTGAAATCCCCCAGGTGGGCATGTCTCCCCAGGGACCGTCCCTATGGCTGCTGCAGGTCTCTGTCATCGAGCGTGGAAAATATGACTTTCTCTGGGGCACCTCTCAGTCCGATGAGGGGATCACATCCCTCTCTTAATGAACCAATGAACAAAGACAGTTTGTCTGGTGGGAGGGGCATTAGGGATGCCACATCGCTACAATGTAGCAGGAGCAGAG AGTGGTCCAAGTCCTCTGACTTCAATCAAGTCTTGGACAGCAGAGGCAAAGCCCAGAGCAGGAAGACTGTGAAAATACTAGAAAGCAGTCCAGATACT GTACCCATGCAGTCCCATTTGTTAGATGCCGGCTGGAGAAGGCAACGGTGGCTGAGAGGAGAACCTACATGTTGGTCGGCTTCAACCAGCCTCAGTCAGCTCA ATTTTGAACCCATGGATTTGTTGCAGAAGCAAGTGTTTTCCCACCAG GATGTGTGGAGCCCCACTCATTCAGCATGGAACAGCTGGGCCAGATCCATGAGCCGTAGGTCTCC TTTACAGAGTGGCATTGCCGCTGAAG CCAAGAGCTCCTCGATCCAGTCCACTGAAAATTTGTATCCGCACTATTCAG CCATGGAGAGAAACAATCTGATGAGACTGGCTCACACCATCCCCTTCACTCCTGTTTCCATTTtag GAGGTGAGGAGGTAAGCATCTACTCTCTGGAGGAGGTACCCTCTGATGCTGACCCTGAATCCAGCACAGTCTCCTCCTGGTCATCACGAGGCCTGTCTGCAATGCTGCAGCCCCTCTCCAGTGAGGAAGGCTCTTTGGATGGGGGACTCCGGCTGGGCTGCAGGGTGTTGTGTACCTGGGCAGAAGGGGATGTGCTCAGACCTGGCCTGGTATACGTGGTCAAAGCCTTCAGGCCAGAGGTGGTTCGTGCCTGGCAGAGGTACTTTCATGGTAGCACGGCACTGCAGCTTTGTTTAAGG CTTCATTAG
- the trpm6 gene encoding transient receptor potential cation channel subfamily M member 6 isoform X7, which translates to MSFTEKSRKSWIEETFFKRECVKFIPSSRDLHRCIPVCQVCQNLIRCCCGRLIGEHSWQDSLPPISLCPGPGQVVDEEWSIETHTRASPTNAYGTVDFQDTATRVCRAKYVRVAVDSKAEVLLQLMLREWQMERPKLLLTVQGGSENFTLPPKVKQAFSKGLITAALSTGAWILTDGINTGVSKYVGEAVKSFGGHNLRKRNTIGITPWGVIDNNMDLIGRDVFRPYQPLGNPLIKRACLNGFHSHFLLVDDGTLGKHGCQQGLRRKLEKHIQLQKIHPRLNQGVPVVCVVVEGGPVIVSTVLDYVSNVPPVPVLVFEGSGRAADLLAFLHKQTAVDRQLDADIKEDFLVRIGDVFGVDRAEASHLYTLFLQCMDHRQSITIFDSESEDQMAPDAAILTTTLKGTKASPAEQLSMALVWDRADIAQKDVLVYGQHWQVGSLEQAMLDALVMDRVSFVKLLIDNGMTMSRFLTVDRLEELYNTPQGQTDHFLHHLAEDAKQTSLPVGYRLSLIDMGLVIEYLIGGAYRSTYTRKYFRTAYSRLQDKEGRRNSSTSLSKQRRRLIPNSSRGRSLQDLHFFRTAQPYRRKEQDVSPGSSREITLSPGLGDAPLLVPFNFNDLFVWAVLQQRQQMALFLWQHGEEALARATVACKLYRSMAFEARQSNMDDNIAERFKAYSLEFGQLAVDVLDGAFRQNEQMAMKLLTSEMEAWSHFTCLQMAVSSCHRPFVSHSCTQTLLTDLWTGPLNMRKNSFLKIIVSLLLPPAILLLEFKSKAEMCHVPQSHEAMLFGLDSVKSVPAFEGTDHTGSQDAERGLSFHDKCLGPLSETVSSVTMQCLSWITRLYEFYTAPVVKFWFHTMFYLAFLMLFSYVVLVKMGDQPSVQEWLVITYILSTAMEKTREVLMSEPRKLSHKLKIWFSEYWNKSDFIAILLFLAGLGLRWHADPYRTAGRITYCLDIIFWFIRVTDLLAVNQHAGPYLTMITKMTSNMFFIVVMMAIVLLSFGVSRKAILSPDEEPSWSLARDVVFQPYWMIFGEVYATEIDPCDDGNPCPPASFLTPFLQAVYMFFQYIIMVNILIAFFNNIYFDMASTSNKLWKYNRYRYIMTYQERPWLPPPLILLSHMTLGLTAIYRRFSGDAEREERGSGLKLYLGHEDRKRLHEFEEKCVQAYFHEKSEGLHSSQINRIRATAERAEEMCMMVVEVSEKVIFIQDSLSELDCQLGQLQDLSALAVDTLTLLSASDSLHQEEARLAQCQPVTASQHILPHSWTLPHRSGADCDVLNIRRLMAKSCKSTNPSLLKGNTLAASRLASQECHVGARGSRGGKQEHAEEGEEGAKEDSQSATVDHPNENWLGVFRPASHASLPHFYGVHLGGFRDQTPCESCGTSRCGCPLSHRGLESPHHKLWTCDPYLYPSQEETSMEEEEEGKEEEEEEEEEEQEGERTQEQLSNIEVSRASSKAVLLSDPRDISEGLVNPAFSQDNSQPSSRSRSSSQRGRPLKSPRWACLPRDRPYGCCRSLSSSVENMTFSGAPLSPMRGSHPSLNEPMNKDSLSGGRGIRDATSLQCSRSRGTHAVPFVRCRLEKATVAERRTYMLVGFNQPQSAQF; encoded by the exons ATGAGCTTCACTGAGAAG TCACGAAAGTCTTGGATTGAGGAGACTTTCTtcaagagagagtgtgtgaagtTTATCCCTTCCTCTCGGGACCTACACAG atgtaTTCCAGTATGTCAAGTATGCCAAAACTTGATCAG ATGTTGTTGTGGCCGCCTGATAGGGGAGCACTCTTGGCAAGACTCGCTTCCTCCTATATCCCTCTGTCCTGGTCCTGGACAGGTCGTGGATGAGGAATGGTCCATAGAGACCCATACCAGAGCCAGTCCCACCAATGCCTATGGGACCGTAGACTTTCAAGATACTGCCACACGCGTCTGCCGGGCCAAG TATGTTCGTGTGGCTGTGGACTCAAAGGCAGAGGTGCTGCTCCAACTGATGCTGAGGGAGTGGCAGATGGAGAGACCCAAGCTTCTGCTGACCGTCCAGGGAGGCTCAGAAAACTTCACCCTGCCCCCTAAAGTCAAGCAGGCCTTCAGCAAAGGACTGATCACTGCTGCCCTCAGCACAGGGGCATGGATACTCACTGATGGCATTAATACAG GTGTGTCTAAGTATGTAGGTGAGGCAGTGAAATCCTTCGGGGGCCATAACCTAAGGAAGCGAAACACAATCGGCATCACACCGTGGGGTGTGATTGACAACAACATGGACCTTATAGGCAGAGAT GTCTTCAGGCCCTACCAGCCACTGGGGAACCCTTTGATCAAGAGGGCCTGTCTTAATGGTTTCCACTCCCACTTTCTGTTGGTGGATGATGGAACGCTGGGAAAACATGGCTGCCAACAAGGCCTCAGGAGGAAGCTGGAGAAACACATCCAACTACAGAAGATACACCCGC GACTGAACCAAGGAGTgcctgtggtgtgtgtggtggtggagggaggcCCTGTTATTGTGTCCACAGTGTTGGACTATGTTAGCAATGTGCCCCCTGTGCCGGTGTTGGTGTTTGAGGGCTCGGGCAGGGCTGCTGACCTGCTCGCCTTCTTACACAAGCAGACAGCTGTTGACAG GCAGTTGGATGCAGACATTAAAGAGGACTTCCTCGTCAGGATTGGAGATGTGTTTGGGGTAGACAGAGCAGAGGCCTCTCACCTCTACACTCTCTTCCTGCAGTGCATGGATCACAGACAGTCT ATAACCATCTTTGATTCAGAGTCGGAGGACCAGATGGCGCCTGATGCAGCCATTTTGACAACCACACTTAAGg GCACCAAAGCCAGCCCTGCAGAGCAGCTAAGTATGGCTCTTGTCTGGGACAGGGCTGACATTGCACAGAAAGACGTCCTGGTGTACGGACAGCATTGGCAG GTGGGTTCCTTGGAGCAAGCCATGCTGGATGCTCTGGTGATGGACCGCGTcagttttgtcaaactactgaTTGACAATGGCATGACTATGAGTCGCTTCCTCACTGTGGATCGCCTCGAAGAGCTCTACAACACG CCACAGGGACAGACGGATCATTTTCTGCACCATCTTGCTGAAGATGCAAAACAG acTTCTCTTCCCGTAGGTTACCGTCTTTCTCTTATTGACATGGGCCTGGTGATAGAGTATCTCATAGGAGGAGCGTACCGCAGCACTTACACACGGAAATACTTCAGAACTGCCTACAGTCGCCTGCAAGACAAA GAGGGAAGACGGAACAGTTCCACCTCTTTGTCTAAACAGAGACGGAGATTAATACCAAACTCTTCAAGGGGCAGGAGTCTCCAGGACCTGCATTTCTTTAGAACTGCTCAGCCCTACAGACGCAAG GAGCAAGATGTGTCACCCGGGAGCAGTCGAGAGATCACGTTAAGCCCTGGCCTTGGTGATGCTCCATTGCTGGTTCCCTTCAACTTCAACGACCTGTTTGTGTGGGCCGTGCTTCAACAGCGGCAGCAGATGGCACTGTTCCTGTGGCAACACGGCGAGGAAGCGCTGGCACGTGCCACAGTTGCCTGTAAGCTTTACCGCTCCATGGCCTTCGAGGCACGGCAGAGTAACATGGATGACAACATTGCAGAGCGATTCAAGGCATATtcact TGAGTTTGGTCAGCTGGCGGTGGACGTGTTAGACGGTGCATTTCGTCAGAACGAGCAGATGGCCATGAAGCTGTTGACTTCAGAGATGGAGGCATGGAGCCACTTCACCTGTCTGCAAATGGCTGTCTCCTCATGTCACAGACCATTTGTCTCACACTCCTGCACCCAGACCCTCCTCACAGATCTCTGGACTGGACCGCTCAACATGAGAAAAAACTCCTTTTTGAAG ATAATTGTGAGCCTTCTTCTGCCCCCTGCCATCTTGCTACTGGAGTTTAAAAGCAAAGCTGAAATGTGCCATGTACCACAGTCCCATGAGGCAATGCTGTTTGGTCTTGACTCTGTGAAGTCAGTACCAGCCTTCGAGGGAACTGATCACACG GGCAGTCAGGATGCAGAGAGAGGCCTGTCTTTCCATGACAAATGTCTTGGGCCATTGTCAGAAACTGTGTCCTCTGTGACCATGCAGTGTCTTTCCTGGATCACAAGACTCTATGAATTCTACACAGCTCCTGTTGTCAAGTTCTGGTTTCACACA ATGTTCTACTTGGCCTTTCTGATGTTATTCTCCTATGTCGTCCTGGTGAAGATGGGGGATCAACCCAGTGTTCAGGAGTGGCTGGTCATAACGTACATCTTGTCCACTGCAATGGAGAAAACCAGAGAG GTACTAATGTCTGAGCCAAGGAAGCTGAGCCACAAGCTGAAGATTTGGTTCTCAGAGTACTGGAACAAGTCAGATTTCATTGCCATTCTGCTCTTCCTGGCTGGACTGGGACTGCGCTGGCATGCTGATCCCTACCGGACAGCAGGGCGCATCACTTACTGTCTGGACATCATCTTCTGGTTCATCAGGGTAACAGATCTGCTAGCTGTCAATCAGCATGCTGGTCCTTACCTCACCATGATCACTAAGATG ACCAGTAACATGTTCTTCATCGTGGTGATGATGGCAATAGTGCTATTGAGCTTCGGGGTGTCAAGGAAGGCAATCCTGTCACCAGATGAGGAGCCATCCTGGAGCCTTGCTCGAGATGTAGTCTTCCAGCCCTACTGGATGATCTTTGGAGAGGTCTACGCAACAGAGATAGATC cATGTGATGATGGTAATCCATGTCCTCCTGCTTCATTTCTTACGCCATTCCTCCAGGCTGTCTATATGTTCTTCCAGTATATCATCATGGTCAACATTCTAATCGCATTTTTTAA CAACATCTACTTTGACATGGCATCAACATCCAATAAACTGTGGAAGTACAACCGTTATCGCTACATAATGACCTATCAGGAGAGGCCATGGTTGCCTCCCCCCCTTATCCTCCTCAGTCACATGACCCTGGGTTTGACAGCCATCTACAGGAGATTTAGTGGAGATGCTGAGCGTGAGGAGAGAGGTTCTGGACTTA AGCTCTACCTGGGCCATGAGGATCGTAAGAGGCTCCATGAGTTTGAGGAGAAATGTGTACAGGCCTACTTCCATGAGAAGAGTGAAGGTCTCCACAGCAGTCAAATTAACAGGATCAGAGCCACAGCTGAGAG AGCAGAGGAGATGTgcatgatggtggtggaggtcTCAGAGAAGGTCATCTTCATTCAGGACAGCCTGTCAGAGTTGGACTGTCAGCTAGGTCAACTCCAGGACCTGTCGGCACTGGCTGTGGACACCCTCACCTTGCTCTCTGCTTCTGACAGCCTACATCAGGAGGAGGCACGTCTGGCTCAGTGTCAACCCGTCACAGCTTCCCAGCACATCCTTCCTCACAGCTGGACCCTCCCGCACAGAAGTGGAGCAGACTGTGATGTACTTAATATACGAAGGCTGATGGCCAAGTCTTGTAAAAGTACCAACCCTTCGTTGCTGAAGGGCAATACTCTGGCAGCAAGTAGACTGGCATCACAGGAGTGCCATGTTGGAGCCAGGGGGAGCAGGGGAGGAAAACAAGAACACgctgaagagggagaggaaggggcaAAGGAG GATTCACAGTCTGCTACTGTTGACCATCCCAATGAGAACTGGCTTGGGGTTTTTAGACCTGCATCCCATGCGTCCCTCCCTCACTTTTATGGAGTTCATCTTGGGGGTTTCAGGGATCAGACACCTTGTGAGTCCTGTGGTACATCACGCTGTGGGTGTCCTCTTTCTCACAGAGGGTTGGAGTCACCACATCATAAACTCTGGACTTGTGACCCATATCTGTATCCCAGTCAGGAGGAGACTTCcatggaagaggaggaagagggaaaagaagaagaggaggaagaagaagaggaagagcaagagGGGGAAAGGACACAGGAACAGCTGTCTAACATAGAAGTATCTAGAGCCTCTAGCAAGGCAGTCCTTCTGTCTGACCCTCGAGACATCTCTGAGGGTTTGGTTAATCCTGCCTTTTCTCAGGACAATAGCCAACCAAGTTCTCGGTCGAGATCTTCCAGCCAGCGGGGAAGACCTTTGAAATCCCCCAGGTGGGCATGTCTCCCCAGGGACCGTCCCTATGGCTGCTGCAGGTCTCTGTCATCGAGCGTGGAAAATATGACTTTCTCTGGGGCACCTCTCAGTCCGATGAGGGGATCACATCCCTCTCTTAATGAACCAATGAACAAAGACAGTTTGTCTGGTGGGAGGGGCATTAGGGATGCCACATCGCTACAATGTAGCAGGAGCAGAG GTACCCATGCAGTCCCATTTGTTAGATGCCGGCTGGAGAAGGCAACGGTGGCTGAGAGGAGAACCTACATGTTGGTCGGCTTCAACCAGCCTCAGTCAGCTCA ATTTTGA